The Pseudosulfitobacter pseudonitzschiae genome includes a region encoding these proteins:
- a CDS encoding ATP-dependent helicase has translation MSNFDEMDAFEGASLSARAMAARPQPYLDGLNPAQRAAVEQMDGPVLMLAGAGTGKTRALTARIVHLLMMGRARPNEVLAVTFTNKAAREMKNRVGQMLGQQIEGMPWLGTFHAICVKLLRRHAELVGLKSNFTILDRDDQLRLLKQLVSASGIDDKRWPARQLAGVIDAWKNRALTPDKIPAADAGAYNHKGVELYAQYQRRLIDLNATDFGDLLLHMVTIFQKHPDVLEQYQRWFRYILVDEYQDTNVAQYLWLRLLAGGHKNICCVGDDDQSIYGWRGAEVGNILRFEKDFPGAHVVRLEQNYRSTPHILAAASGVIAGNANRLGKELWTEETEGELVRLIGHWDGEEEARWIGEEIEAAQRGTRGLRAMNLDEMAILVRASHQMRAFEDRFLTIGLPYRVIGGPRFYERLEIRDAMAYFRIVVSNDNDLAFERIVNTPKRGLGDKAQQTIQITARANGVNLVEGARLAVEQGLIKGKGGTELRKLVEGIDRWSAMMRASGTRIMDDDDSVVDTETDTPPDYNHIELAEIILDDSGYTAHWQNDKTPEAAGRLENLKELINQLHNFENLQGFLEHVSLIMDNEQEGEGAKVSIMTLHAAKGLEFPMVFLPGWEDGLFPSQRSMDESGVKGLEEERRLAYVGITRAEEVCTISFVSNRFVFGQWQSALPSRFIDELPSDHVDVLTPPGLHGGNYGAAGMAGVKSRLHEAAAEANVYNSPGWRRLQARSQDRSVSQPRETRNTTIDASAVSSFTVGERVFHQKFGYGAVVGIEGDKLEIDFEKAGTKKVVSKFITGTDDIPF, from the coding sequence ATGAGCAATTTCGATGAAATGGACGCCTTCGAGGGCGCTTCGCTGTCCGCACGCGCGATGGCCGCGCGCCCGCAACCCTATCTGGACGGTCTGAATCCGGCCCAACGTGCCGCAGTTGAACAGATGGACGGCCCCGTGCTGATGCTGGCGGGGGCAGGCACCGGCAAGACCCGCGCGCTGACCGCGCGAATCGTGCATCTGCTGATGATGGGTCGTGCGCGCCCTAACGAAGTGCTGGCGGTGACCTTTACCAACAAGGCCGCGCGCGAGATGAAGAACCGCGTGGGCCAGATGCTGGGCCAGCAGATCGAGGGGATGCCCTGGCTGGGCACCTTCCACGCGATCTGCGTCAAGCTGTTGCGGCGGCATGCGGAACTGGTGGGGTTGAAGTCGAACTTTACGATTCTGGACAGAGATGACCAGCTGCGCTTGCTGAAACAACTGGTCAGCGCGTCGGGCATCGACGACAAACGCTGGCCCGCGCGGCAACTGGCCGGTGTCATCGATGCGTGGAAAAACCGCGCTCTGACACCCGACAAGATTCCGGCAGCGGATGCGGGGGCCTATAACCACAAAGGCGTAGAGCTTTATGCCCAATACCAGCGTCGCCTGATCGACCTGAACGCCACCGATTTCGGTGATCTGCTGTTGCACATGGTCACGATCTTTCAAAAGCACCCCGACGTGTTGGAGCAATACCAGCGTTGGTTCCGCTACATCCTTGTGGACGAATACCAAGATACCAACGTCGCCCAATACCTGTGGCTGCGGCTGCTGGCAGGTGGGCACAAAAACATCTGTTGCGTGGGTGACGACGACCAGTCGATCTATGGCTGGCGCGGCGCCGAGGTGGGCAATATCCTGCGGTTCGAAAAGGATTTTCCGGGCGCGCATGTTGTCCGGCTGGAACAGAACTACCGCTCGACCCCGCATATTCTGGCCGCCGCTTCCGGCGTGATCGCAGGTAATGCGAACCGTCTGGGCAAGGAATTGTGGACGGAAGAGACCGAAGGCGAACTGGTCCGTCTGATCGGCCATTGGGACGGCGAGGAAGAGGCCCGCTGGATCGGTGAAGAGATCGAGGCCGCACAGCGCGGCACACGCGGTTTGCGGGCGATGAACCTCGACGAAATGGCCATCCTCGTGCGCGCCTCGCACCAGATGCGTGCCTTCGAGGATCGGTTCCTGACCATCGGTCTGCCCTACCGCGTCATCGGCGGCCCGCGTTTCTACGAGCGTTTGGAGATCCGCGACGCGATGGCCTATTTCCGCATCGTGGTGTCCAACGACAACGACCTCGCGTTCGAGCGGATCGTGAACACCCCCAAGCGCGGACTGGGCGACAAGGCACAGCAGACCATCCAGATCACCGCGCGCGCCAACGGCGTCAACCTGGTCGAAGGGGCGCGGCTGGCGGTCGAGCAGGGGTTGATCAAGGGCAAGGGCGGGACCGAGCTCCGCAAGCTGGTCGAGGGGATCGACCGTTGGTCTGCCATGATGCGCGCCAGTGGCACCCGGATCATGGACGACGACGACAGCGTGGTGGACACGGAAACCGACACGCCGCCCGACTACAACCATATCGAACTGGCCGAAATCATCCTCGACGACAGCGGCTATACCGCCCACTGGCAGAACGACAAGACGCCCGAAGCGGCGGGGCGTCTGGAAAACCTCAAGGAACTGATCAACCAGCTGCACAACTTCGAGAACCTTCAGGGGTTTCTGGAACACGTCAGCCTGATCATGGACAACGAACAAGAGGGCGAGGGCGCCAAGGTCAGCATAATGACCCTGCACGCGGCCAAAGGTCTTGAATTCCCGATGGTCTTTCTGCCGGGTTGGGAGGACGGTCTGTTCCCCTCGCAACGCTCGATGGACGAAAGCGGGGTCAAGGGACTGGAGGAAGAGCGCCGCCTTGCCTATGTCGGCATCACCCGTGCCGAAGAAGTCTGCACAATTTCCTTCGTGTCCAACCGGTTCGTCTTTGGGCAATGGCAATCGGCGCTGCCGTCACGGTTCATCGACGAATTGCCATCGGATCACGTGGACGTTCTGACCCCGCCGGGCCTGCACGGTGGCAACTACGGCGCTGCCGGTATGGCGGGTGTCAAATCCCGTCTGCACGAGGCCGCAGCCGAGGCGAACGTCTATAATTCGCCCGGATGGCGGCGGTTGCAGGCGCGCAGCCAGGACCGGTCGGTCAGCCAGCCACGCGAAACCCGCAACACCACAATCGACGCCAGTGCGGTCAGCAGCTTTACCGTGGGCGAACGGGTATTCCATCAAAAGTTCGGCTATGGCGCGGTGGTGGGGATCGAGGGCGACAAGCTGGAGATCGACTTTGAAAAGGCGGGAACCAAGAAGGTCGTGTCGAAATTCATCACCGGCACGGACGACATTCCGTTTTGA
- the ftsL gene encoding cell division protein FtsL, with translation MRSVFYILTVLSVIGLAFWAYRENYATQRAIAETEQLHHDIQRAHARLAVLRAEWAYLNRPSRLRDLVDINFDNLGLLPLAPEQFGLIDQVAYPPPVELPITNPVDVSTMEASE, from the coding sequence ATGAGATCGGTCTTTTACATCCTGACAGTTCTCTCCGTCATAGGTTTGGCTTTTTGGGCTTACCGCGAGAATTACGCGACGCAACGGGCAATTGCCGAAACCGAACAATTGCACCATGACATCCAGCGCGCCCACGCGCGGCTGGCTGTGTTGCGGGCCGAGTGGGCCTATCTTAACCGGCCCTCGCGCCTGCGCGATCTGGTCGACATCAACTTTGACAATTTGGGCCTGTTGCCGCTGGCCCCTGAACAATTCGGTCTGATTGATCAGGTCGCCTATCCACCCCCCGTGGAATTGCCGATCACCAATCCGGTGGATGTGTCCACTATGGAGGCAAGCGAATGA
- a CDS encoding Mrp/NBP35 family ATP-binding protein has protein sequence MTLTPDLISAALKRVALPDGGDLVSNDLIRAIQIDGSAVRFVIEAPTPEAAQAMGPVRDAAQAAVAAVPGVESVQVALTAHGPAAKPSTPPPSLKIGGHPKPQAGPTKPSGVQRILAIGSGKGGVGKSTISSNLAVALAKQGRKVGLLDADIYGPSQPRMMGVNKRPASPDGKTIIPLHAHGVTLMSIGFMMEEGKAVVWRGPMLMGALQQMLGQVQWGELDVLIVDLPPGTGDVQLTLCTKSELTGAIVVSTPQDVALIDARKALDMFKTLKTPVLGLIENMSMFICPDCGAQHEIFGTGGVATEADKMGVPLLGALPIDLETRLAGDNGTPVAAGDGPMAQAYARIAKGLIDGGMA, from the coding sequence ATGACACTTACTCCCGATCTGATTTCCGCCGCGCTGAAACGAGTCGCCCTGCCTGATGGTGGCGACCTCGTCAGCAACGATTTGATTCGTGCCATCCAGATCGACGGAAGCGCCGTGCGCTTTGTCATCGAGGCACCGACACCCGAGGCCGCACAAGCGATGGGCCCTGTGCGCGATGCAGCCCAGGCCGCTGTGGCCGCCGTGCCGGGAGTAGAAAGCGTGCAAGTGGCGCTCACCGCCCACGGACCTGCTGCAAAACCGTCCACACCGCCACCCAGCCTGAAAATCGGGGGTCACCCCAAACCGCAGGCCGGTCCGACAAAACCCTCCGGCGTCCAGCGTATTCTGGCCATCGGCTCGGGCAAAGGCGGCGTCGGAAAATCCACCATCTCATCGAACCTGGCCGTGGCGCTGGCCAAACAGGGCCGCAAGGTTGGCCTGCTGGACGCGGATATCTACGGCCCTTCGCAGCCGCGCATGATGGGGGTAAACAAACGCCCCGCATCGCCCGACGGCAAAACCATCATTCCGTTGCACGCACATGGCGTCACTCTGATGTCCATCGGTTTCATGATGGAAGAGGGCAAGGCCGTCGTCTGGCGCGGTCCGATGCTGATGGGGGCCTTGCAGCAAATGCTGGGGCAGGTGCAATGGGGCGAGTTGGACGTGCTGATTGTCGATCTGCCACCCGGCACCGGCGATGTGCAACTGACCCTGTGTACCAAATCCGAACTGACCGGTGCCATCGTGGTCAGCACGCCGCAGGATGTGGCATTGATCGACGCGCGCAAGGCGCTGGATATGTTCAAGACGCTGAAAACGCCGGTATTGGGTCTGATCGAGAATATGTCGATGTTTATCTGCCCGGATTGTGGCGCCCAGCACGAGATTTTCGGGACAGGGGGCGTGGCCACCGAAGCCGACAAGATGGGCGTGCCCTTGCTTGGGGCCTTGCCGATTGATCTGGAAACGCGACTGGCGGGCGACAACGGCACGCCCGTGGCCGCAGGCGACGGTCCGATGGCACAGGCCTATGCCCGTATCGCCAAGGGGCTGATCGACGGCGGCATGGCCTGA
- the mraZ gene encoding division/cell wall cluster transcriptional repressor MraZ, translating into MARRFRGESDHKVDAKGRVSIPASFRRVIEGSDPEWKDGLPPRIIIVYGGKTRDYLEGFTIEAMDEVDDKISKHPRGSAKRKAMERLYSTQAIETVVDDTGRIVLSAKLREKIGLTDMARFAASGDTFEIWNPDRFDEVHDALEEEGFDPDLDPSVYLDGELD; encoded by the coding sequence ATGGCACGCAGGTTCAGAGGCGAAAGCGACCACAAGGTGGACGCAAAGGGCAGGGTCTCTATCCCCGCCTCGTTTCGCCGTGTGATCGAAGGGTCCGACCCCGAATGGAAAGACGGCCTGCCGCCCCGCATCATCATCGTCTATGGCGGCAAAACCCGCGATTACCTCGAAGGGTTCACCATCGAAGCTATGGACGAGGTTGACGATAAAATCTCGAAACATCCGCGCGGCTCGGCCAAGCGCAAGGCGATGGAGCGTCTGTATTCGACGCAGGCCATCGAGACCGTGGTGGATGACACAGGCCGCATCGTTCTTTCTGCGAAATTGCGTGAAAAGATCGGCCTGACCGACATGGCACGCTTTGCGGCCTCGGGTGATACGTTCGAGATATGGAACCCCGACAGGTTCGATGAAGTGCATGACGCGCTGGAAGAAGAAGGCTTTGATCCAGACCTTGATCCGTCCGTATATCTGGACGGGGAACTGGACTAG
- a CDS encoding DUF1127 domain-containing protein: MHLLHGSIVDTSIVQAQHYAKFIARRTQTNIKHTSEAPKNMAYLNQTATTYSSLTERLLATTARILDAAAERQAKRAVYRKTFNELASLGDRDLADLGLHRSHIRRIATEAAYGDK, encoded by the coding sequence ATGCATTTGCTGCATGGCAGCATTGTTGATACGTCTATTGTGCAAGCGCAGCATTACGCTAAATTCATTGCAAGACGAACGCAAACGAACATCAAACACACATCCGAGGCACCGAAGAACATGGCCTACCTGAATCAGACCGCAACAACATACAGCAGCTTGACCGAGCGCCTGCTGGCAACAACTGCCCGCATTCTGGACGCCGCAGCTGAACGCCAGGCAAAACGCGCTGTCTACCGCAAAACATTTAACGAGCTGGCAAGCTTGGGTGATCGCGATCTCGCTGATCTCGGCCTGCACCGCTCACACATCCGCCGGATTGCGACAGAAGCAGCCTACGGCGACAAATAA
- the rsmH gene encoding 16S rRNA (cytosine(1402)-N(4))-methyltransferase RsmH, translating to MAGGPHIPVLINAILRGCAPITGTWLDGTFGAGGYTRALLDAGADRVIAVDRDPLAFDMAASWAGDYGDRIVMQQGVFSKLDEYAQDLDGVVLDLGVSSMQLDLAERGFSFMRDGPLDMRMSQDGPSAADLVNTADEAVLANILFHYGEERASRRIAKAIVRERNVAPITTTLRLAKIVESCLPRSKPNQSHPATRSFQALRIAVNDEYGELYQGLMAAERALKSGGQLAVVTFHSVEDRMVKRFLTARTGSQANANRYAPETETEAAQFNQKTRKAIAADADEVDANPRARSAKLRIATRTDAPSGRIDAKSIGMPHTAGVFE from the coding sequence ATGGCTGGGGGGCCACATATTCCGGTTCTGATCAACGCCATTCTGCGCGGCTGCGCACCCATCACAGGGACATGGCTGGACGGAACCTTTGGCGCAGGGGGCTATACCCGTGCGCTGCTTGACGCTGGTGCCGACCGCGTGATTGCCGTCGACCGCGACCCGCTGGCCTTTGACATGGCTGCAAGCTGGGCGGGCGATTATGGCGACCGGATCGTGATGCAGCAGGGCGTGTTTTCCAAGCTGGATGAATATGCACAGGATCTGGACGGTGTTGTACTGGATCTGGGTGTCAGTTCCATGCAACTGGACCTTGCCGAACGCGGCTTTTCGTTCATGCGCGATGGACCACTGGACATGCGGATGAGTCAGGATGGCCCGTCAGCTGCCGATCTGGTTAACACCGCAGACGAAGCTGTGCTGGCCAACATCCTGTTCCACTATGGCGAGGAACGCGCCAGCCGCCGCATCGCCAAGGCGATTGTTCGCGAACGCAATGTGGCACCCATCACCACAACCCTGCGTCTGGCCAAGATCGTCGAATCCTGCCTGCCACGGTCCAAGCCAAACCAATCGCACCCCGCCACCCGCAGCTTTCAAGCGTTGCGTATAGCGGTAAATGACGAATACGGTGAGCTTTATCAGGGACTTATGGCGGCTGAGCGGGCGTTGAAATCCGGCGGGCAACTGGCCGTTGTCACCTTTCATTCGGTCGAGGACCGGATGGTCAAACGCTTTTTGACGGCCCGCACCGGCAGTCAGGCCAACGCCAACCGCTATGCCCCTGAAACCGAAACCGAAGCCGCACAATTCAACCAGAAAACCCGCAAAGCCATCGCCGCCGACGCGGACGAGGTTGACGCCAACCCCCGCGCGCGCTCGGCCAAGCTGCGGATTGCCACGCGCACCGACGCGCCTTCGGGCCGGATTGACGCAAAATCCATTGGTATGCCGCACACGGCAGGAGTGTTCGAGTAA
- a CDS encoding peptidoglycan D,D-transpeptidase FtsI family protein — protein sequence MIRVPLRPLARILPARANGENPDAIERENKRIRHEEMRDRMRARAESRLLILGLFFVCAFVVVGARMGLLSISEPMEPRAYAPGSAISAARADIVDRNGRLLATNFETHALYAQPPHMIDPTGAAEKLVQIFPDLDHDRLVRDFTGKRKFLWIKKKMSPEQMQAVHEIGDPGLLFGPRDLRLYPNGTLAAHVLGGASFGKEGVSAAEVIGVAGVEKYFDDYLRAPANAGKPLTLSLDLTVQAAAEQVLWGGMKLMNAKGATSILMDVHTGEVVSVVSLPTFDPNDRPRPALTGDPSDSPLFNRSVQGVYELGSVFKIFAAAQAVELGLVTPTTMIDTAPPLRVGGYPIGEFRQKNYGMLSVSDVIVHSSNRGSGRLALQIGVERQQSFLKSLGFLDATPFEIVEAAQGKPLLPKNWTDLSAVTISYGHGLSTSAMQLAAGYSAIANGGFAVRPTILKQDGLTPKGERVMSARAAEAARAMLRKVVTSGTASFGEVPGYSVGGKTGSADKPRPQGGYYKDRNIATFASMFPSHDPKYVLIVTLDEPVETSGDKPRRTAGWTAVPVAAEMIRRLAPLLGLRPTVEPTTLADITLTSSN from the coding sequence ATGATCCGCGTTCCCCTGCGCCCGCTGGCGCGCATCCTGCCCGCCCGCGCCAACGGTGAAAACCCGGATGCGATCGAGCGCGAGAACAAGCGTATCCGCCACGAGGAAATGCGTGACCGGATGCGTGCGCGCGCCGAAAGCCGCTTGTTGATCCTCGGGCTGTTCTTTGTCTGCGCTTTTGTCGTGGTGGGGGCCCGCATGGGCCTGCTGTCGATTTCCGAGCCGATGGAGCCGCGCGCCTACGCGCCGGGGTCTGCGATTTCTGCCGCCCGCGCCGATATTGTCGACCGCAACGGGCGGCTGCTGGCCACCAACTTTGAAACCCACGCGCTTTATGCGCAGCCGCCCCATATGATCGACCCGACGGGTGCCGCTGAGAAGCTGGTGCAAATTTTCCCTGATCTGGATCACGACCGACTGGTTCGTGACTTTACAGGCAAGCGCAAGTTCCTGTGGATCAAAAAGAAAATGAGCCCCGAGCAGATGCAGGCCGTACACGAGATCGGTGATCCGGGGCTGTTGTTTGGTCCGCGTGACTTGCGTCTGTATCCCAACGGCACGTTGGCGGCCCATGTGCTGGGCGGCGCCTCTTTTGGCAAAGAAGGCGTCAGCGCCGCCGAGGTGATCGGTGTGGCAGGTGTCGAGAAATACTTTGACGACTATCTGCGCGCCCCTGCAAATGCGGGCAAACCACTGACCCTGTCATTGGACCTGACCGTTCAGGCCGCTGCCGAACAGGTGCTGTGGGGCGGCATGAAGCTGATGAACGCCAAGGGGGCCACATCAATTCTGATGGATGTTCATACCGGTGAAGTTGTCTCGGTGGTGTCGCTGCCCACCTTCGACCCCAACGACCGCCCGCGCCCTGCGCTCACAGGCGACCCGTCGGACAGCCCGCTGTTCAACCGGTCGGTGCAAGGGGTTTACGAACTTGGTTCGGTGTTCAAGATTTTTGCAGCCGCCCAAGCGGTCGAACTGGGGTTGGTAACGCCCACAACCATGATCGACACCGCGCCGCCGTTGCGGGTGGGCGGCTATCCCATTGGTGAGTTTCGTCAAAAGAATTACGGTATGCTCAGCGTGTCCGACGTGATTGTGCATTCGTCCAACCGTGGCTCGGGCCGGTTGGCGCTGCAAATCGGGGTGGAGCGTCAGCAGAGCTTTCTGAAATCGCTGGGCTTTCTGGACGCCACACCCTTCGAGATTGTCGAGGCCGCCCAAGGCAAACCCTTGTTGCCGAAAAATTGGACTGATCTGAGTGCGGTCACCATTTCCTATGGACACGGGCTTTCTACTTCGGCGATGCAACTGGCTGCGGGGTATTCCGCGATTGCAAATGGCGGCTTTGCCGTGCGCCCCACCATCCTCAAGCAAGACGGGCTCACCCCGAAAGGCGAGCGGGTGATGAGCGCGCGTGCGGCCGAAGCTGCCCGCGCCATGCTGCGCAAAGTGGTCACTTCGGGTACTGCCAGCTTTGGTGAGGTTCCGGGCTATTCGGTGGGTGGCAAGACAGGGTCAGCAGATAAACCCAGACCGCAGGGCGGCTATTACAAGGACCGGAACATCGCGACCTTTGCCAGCATGTTCCCGTCGCATGATCCGAAATATGTGCTGATCGTTACGCTGGACGAGCCGGTGGAGACATCCGGCGACAAACCGCGCCGCACCGCAGGTTGGACTGCCGTGCCCGTGGCTGCCGAGATGATCCGCCGACTGGCACCGCTGTTGGGCCTGCGACCAACCGTTGAACCGACCACACTGGCTGATATAACGCTGACCAGCAGCAACTAA